In Prochlorococcus marinus str. GP2, the genomic window GATTGGCATTTACATTTAAGAGAAGGTCTTGTATTAAAAAATATCATTCACTTTACTTCCGAATTTTTTGGAAGAGCAATCGTTATGCCTAATACTAAAACTCCCATTAAATCTGTTGAAAGAGCTATCTCTTACAAAAAATCTATTGTTGAAGCGTTACCAGAAAGTTCTAAGTTTGAACCACTAATGACAATGTATCTTACAGATGATACTGATAAAGAAGAACTAATAAATGGTTTCAATAATAATATCTTTTTTGCAGCAAAATTGTATCCTGCAAATGGTACTACCAATTCCAGTCATGGAGTAAAAAAAATAGAAAATCTATATAAGATTTTTGAATTAATGCAAGATTCTGGAATGCCTCTTTTAATTCATGGGGAAGTGACTGATTCTGATGTGGATGTATTTGATCGAGAGGAAGTTTTTATAGATAGAGAGCTTTTCCCAATAGTTAAAAGATTTCCAAAATTAAAAATCGTTTTAGAACATATCACCACTGCTTATGCTGTGGATTTTGTTCAAGAAAATAATATTGGAGCAACTATCACTCCCCATCATTTGCATATAAATAGAAATGCAATGTTTTTTGGAGGCTTAAATAGCGACTTTTACTGTTTACCAGTCGCTAAAAGGGAGAAAAATAGAATAGCTTTAAGGAAAGCTGCAACTAGTGGGAAAGAATGTTTCTTCTTGGGAACTGATTCTGCTCCACATCTTAGAAAGTGGAAGGCTTTTTGCGGTTGTGCTGGAATTTTTAATTCGCCAGTTGCAATAGCAAGCTATTTGAAAGCATTTGAAGAGGAAAATGCTTTAGAAAATTTTGAGAAGTTTGCAAGTTTGAATGGCCCCAACTTTTATAATGTACCCATTAACAAGGAAAAATTAAAACTGGTGTCTAGGTCTAATAAAATTTTAGAATTTATTGATGTTGTTGAAGAAAAAAATATTGTTGGACAAATAAAACCATTTCACGCAGGTGAAACTTTACAATGGCAAGTCGAAGGGATAGTAAATTAACAAATAAGATTAAATCTTACTATCAAACAAGAGTATAAAGTTTTAAGTTCTTCTTTTTTAAATGAGATATTTGCTAAATAAGTTTGGATAGGGCTAATTTCTTTAATATTTACAATCTGTCCGAATGGTATAAATTTCCCACGATATACATCATAGATATTTCACACATTCATATTATGTCTAAAACAGCTTATTAAGCATATAAAATAATTTTGTTATCGTTAATAGTCATTTTAAATCTTGAAATTAATTAAAACACCATGGGGTTCTTTTTCCCCGGAAGTAGATTTATTTCCTATTTATTACTTAATTTTTATTTATGGATTTATTTACATTCTTCCTTTTGGAGGAACGATTGTTGGTAAAACTTGGTTTGATCTATTGAAATTAGAAGATGGTCCTTTGGAATGGTTACAGTTCCTTGAATACTTTTTTTCATCAATATTTGGCATTTTAATTTTTTGTAAAAGTAAAAATAAAAACTCCTTGAATTCATTCATTTGGTTGTTTCTTAGTGCTTTATGCTTTTTTATTGCTGCAGAAGAAATAAGTTGGGGTGAGAGAATTACAGGCTTTTCATTAGATTCACTAACGGCAATAAGTATTCAAGGCGAAACTAATCTGCATAATCTTCCTTTTTTTCATAATTTATTTCTTGATCCTATATTGATAATCATTTGCATTTTTTTTGGATGGATTGGATGGAGAAAATTCTCATATCTTACTTCAATACCAAGCAAAAAACTAAGTTTATATTTCTTGATAACTGCTTTGTATATTTTTTATTATGAAATATCTTGGGCTTCAACTATTGAGCATATAAGAAATGATTTAGAAATTTATGAGTTTTTACTTTCTACTGGAATCTTTATGCATTTTAGGAATAATCTGAAATTATCTAAAATAAAATGAAATATACCCAGCATATTAAATAGTGGACATCATGCTTAACAATTCATATCAGATAAGTGTAAATTTTTCAATTTTTCTTGGTTAATTGAGGTGCTTTCAGCTACGATAAATATGCGCAAATTCCTCTGGGAGTGTGGCGGAATTGGTAGACGCGCCGGACTTAAAATCCGTCGAGCGCTTTAGCTCGTGGGGGTTCAAGTCCCCCCACTCCCACTTTTAAAGTATTTATTTTTAGTTCTTACGATGACTTTTAATTATTGTTATGTTTTAACTAGGAATCTATAAATCAAAATGGAAAATATTTTAAATAATTCATTCTTTACCTTAATTGCCTATGTTGGGGTTATTTCTTTATATTTATTAGTTGTTCCGTTATTACTATTTTACTGGATGAATAATAGATGGAATGATATGGGTAAATTTGAGAGATTAGGAATTTACGGACTAGTATTTCTTTTTTTTCCAGGTTTAATTTTATTTTCCCCATTTTTAAATCTTAGATTAAAAGGAAGTAATAAAGGGTAAATAGTTGACTAAAGGTAAAGTTGTTCAAATAGGAATTTTTGTATCATTATTAGGATTAGTAAGTTACAAATTAGCACCTAAAATTGGCATCGATAATTTTGCAGCTAGTACTATTTCCAATTGCATCTTAATTCTGATTGTTATTTTTTGGGTTTCATCCTACGTTTATAGAGTTTTAAATGGAAAAATGACTTTTATGGAACAAAGGAAACGTTATAGAAAAAAATATGAAAAAGTTGTTAATGATAAACTAGAAGCTCAGTTCAATGAATTGTCAAAAGAAGAGCAAGAAAAACTAATGGAAGATTTAGAAAAAAATCCATAAATCTTCACAGGATAAAATCAAAAATTAATGAAAGAAAACAAAATGCAAATGTTCAAAAATGAATCTTCATCAAAGGTAGATGAGAAGTTTAATGAGTTAAAAAATAATAAAAAATTAGCTTTAATGCCTTTCATAATGGCTGGAGACCCCAATATTGAAAAAACATCCGAGATATTATTAGCGTTGCAAGAAAATGGCGCTGACCTTATTGAATTGGGAATCCCATATAGTGATCCTCTCGCAGACGGACCTACTATTCAACTATCTGCATATCGGGCACTAAATTCAGGGACTACACCAATAAAAGTAATTGCTCTTTTAGAGTCTTTAAAAGGTAAATTAAATATTCCCATCGTACTTTTTACTTACTTAAATCCTCTGTTATGTTTTGGCTTTGAGAAATTTTGTGAGATAGCCTCCAATGCTGGAGTTTCTGGACTTATAATTCCTGATCTACCTTTAGAGGAAGCTTATAAATTTTCTGAAATAGTTAGTACCCATTCAATGGACTTGATTCTACTGGTAGCTCCAACAACTCCTTTTGAAAGAATGAAAAAAATTTCTAATCATACGAAAGGTTTTATTTATTTAGTTAGCGTTACTGGTGTTACTGGCGAGAGAAACAAAATGGAAAATAGAGTAGAAAATCTTATTACTAAATTAAAAAAAATAAATTCTAATCCTATTGCTGTTGGTTTTGGAATATCCACACCTGATCATGTTAATAAAGTCCGAGAATGGGGAGCTGATGGAGTAATTATTGGCAGTGCATTTGTAAAACGAATTTCTAATTCAAGTGCAAAAGATGTAGTTAATCATGTTGGTAACTTTTGTAAAGATATGCGTTTAGCTGCTGATCAAAAAAGTTAAAAAACAAGATAAATTAAAAAATTTACTAAGTAGGTAACTATAAATTAATAATCAAATTTATTTATTTACTTTTGAGATTCTGCAGTGGGTAATAATCTTATTTGTTTTCTTCCAAGCTTAATTTCGAATTCGTCACCTACTTTCAGATCTAGAAGTGCTGTATATGCTTTCCCAATTAAAAGGTTCCCATTTCCTTGTACTTTAGCTATGTAACTTAGTTTTCTTCCGCCTTTGCCAATACCTGCGACTCCAGAATCACCTAGATTGATTCCTTTTGCTTCTAGAAGTGCTTCATAAAATGCGGTGAAGTTTAGGCGTTCAGCCCCATTTTTCTTAGTGGAAACATATCCACAAGCGCGAACAAGGTCAGACTTACTAACGTCCACAAGTTCTTTAACTTTTGAAAGAAGTTCGCTACCAGTGAGCATAATTATGTGATAGTTCTTTTTAAATAAGATAGCAATTTGTATGTAATATATGCAATTATTTATTATGTATTTACTCTATTAGTTATCTTTTAAAATGGAAAAGTTTGTAGTTTTTGGAAAGTATTGCGATGAAGCAATAGTTAAAAGGGAACCATTTAGAGAAAAACATCTAAATAGACTTAAAAACTTAAAAGATCAGAATATTTTAGTTACTTTAGGACCAACAAAATGTACTAAATATTTGTTTGGAATTTTTAATGTTAATAATGAAAAACAATTAAGAGATCTTATTGAGGAAGATATATATTGGAAAAAAGGTATATGGACTAATTATGATATATATCCCTGGATTCAGGCTTTTTAAAGATGATTTAAAAATATATATAAATAGCTCTAACTTATCAATTAAAATAAATTTGTTTAAAATAAAATTTAAAAAAAGTTTTTAAATTTTTAATATAAATTTTTACTTTATGGAATTTTTGCGATACATGTTTAATTTAAAATTAACAAATTTTGTTTGAGCTTTCTTTGTTTAGAAAGAAGATGATTCCTAGTTCAAATATATTTTTCATAAATAATATTTATCCATTAATGTCTTGATTTATTTGGTTTACCAAAGAGTCTATATCTAATTGATTATACGGTGGTGTTTGCTTTATCTCTTGAGAGTTATCTTTTAAATTGTTTACCCACTTTTGTTCAATCTTTATAAGATTTTTTGCGATATTGAACATACCACCTTTTTTATATAATTCTTTTATTTTTAGAATAATCTCGGAGGTTCTACTAGATTTAATATTTAATTCATATGCCAAGTCTTTTTGATTAAATCCATGAGATTTTAACCAATCCTTGATGAAGGAGATTAATTCTTTTTCTTCTTGCTGAGATAATTTACTCATTCAATAAAAAGGAAATAACTTATTAAGCTTTTTTTCTGCTCTTGCTCTTATTGAAGGAGTCATATATTTGCTCCATATGCTAAGTACTGCTGTGAGCGCTACAAAATCATCACTAAAACCAACAAGTGGCATAAAGTCTGGGAAAAGGTCAAATGGCATAATTAAATAAGCTAGCGCAGCCATCAACGAAACCCTTACTTGTGCTGGAGTGAAAGGGTCAACTGCCATTTCTAAAACTTCTAAGGCAGGCTTGGCAATTGTTTTTCCTGCTTTAATAAGAATTTTGATGATGATATTCTCATCAAATGTTGAACTTTCTAATACTTCAGCATCATAAATTTTTTCTTGGCCTTTGTAATTTTCTTTCATCCTTACATAATAAAATTTTAAGAATTTTTACTAGTAATTTTTAGCTTATACTATCAACTAATCCATTCTGTATTCCGGCCTTTCTTAGTTTTCTTAAGGCACGCTGAACGACTTGTCGGCAATATTCTCTACTGCAACTCATATGTCTAGCCACCTCAGCTAAGGTTCTCCACTCATTTGAACCGTCCAAACCAAATCTTAGGCTAACTATCTTTCTTTCTTTTTCAGTTAAATTTGCTTTGTCCAATAACTTCCAAGCAGATGCGGTCCTTTCGGCTAATTCCGCTAACTCCATTGGAGGAGTTTGATCGCTTGGAAGAATATCAACCAATTCAGAGGGATCTGACTTTGATTTAACAGTACCTTGAAGACTTACAGTAATACTTCTTAATTCACAAGATAAGAGTTCATCAATTTCCTCTTTAGTTATTTTCATTTCTTCAGCCAGATCCTCGCTTTTAGGTGGAATGCCCTTAAGTTGCATAAGCTTTGATTTTGCTGATCTTAATTTGGTAAGTTTTTCATTGATATTTACAGGTATCCTAATAGTTCTACTTTGAGTGGATAAAGCTCTATTTAAGCCTTGTCTGATCCACCAATAAGCATAAGTAGAAAATCTGTGTCCTCTTGAGGGATCATATTTCTCAACCGCCCTTGTAAGGCCTAATGTTCCCTCTTGAATTAAGTCAAGCAATTCAAGTCCTTTTCCTTGGTATCTCTTGGCAAGATTAACTACTAATCTTAGATTGGCCGTTATCATTTCATTTTTAGCTTTTTCCCCTATTTTTATCTTTTTTCTTTCAGCTTCTGAATATTCACAAGCAGGGCCTTTACCACCTGCCTCTTGACATCTATTAACAAGCAAAACCATTTCTTGGACTTTTCTGCCCATAGTGAGTTCTCTTTCAGGAGTCAATAGTTGATGACGACCTATTTCACCAAGAAAATCGCTTAATGAACTCACGATTTACCTCATCATTGATATATTCAACTTATAGTTAATTCAGTAATAAGCCATACATGTAATAATTAATTAATAATTAATTAATAATTATTGATTAATTAATTAACATTTTTTTCAAATTTTTTGGTTAAAAAAATTTTTTATAAATTCTAAATTTTAATTATTTAATTTTTTCTTCTTGATTCAAGAACATTAAGTACATCTCTCCACTCAACCCCCTTATGCTTTAGAGCTACTTGCAGATGATATATTAAATCAGCAGCCTCATTTGAGATTGAATTTTTATCATTATCTTTGCAAGCCATTATAAATTCTGCGGATTCTTCTCCTATTTTTTTCAAAATAGTATTACTGCCTTTTGTTAATAAATGATTTGTGTAACTTTTTTCTGTTGGATTTATTGATCTTTCATGAATTGTATTAAATAATTCAGAGCAAATATTTGAGAAAGGAGTTGTTTTTTTCTCTTTTTTATCATTTTGATTAATTTGGATTTCATTGAAAAAACAACTTTTTTCCCCTGTGTGACATGCTCCTGAACCATTTTGTTCAATCAAAAGGATTAGTGCATCATTATCACAGTCGAATCTTATCTCCTTAAGTATTTGAGTACTTCCACTTGTAGCGCCTTTTCTCCAAATTTCAGATCTTGATCTACTCCAGTAATGAACGTTTTTGGTTTCAAGTGTCATTGCCAAAGATTCTTTGTTCATCCAAGCAAGCATAAGAATTGATCCGTCAAGCCAATCTTGTGCTATTGCAGGGATTAATCCATTATTATCAAAGCGTAGGTCCTCTATCGAAAAATTAGTTGAATAAATCATCATGCTCGTTATGTTAAATCCTTTTCAATGTGTTTTATTAAAAATTATCCTATCAGTTAATTGATGAATATTCATTCTATAAAATTTTCATGCAGCAAAAGTTACGAGGATTTTCCCTGTTCACATAGGCAATGGCGCCATCAAGGCCACTGCAGATTTGTTCATGGATATTCCAGATCATTCACCTTTTGGTTCACTGCAAAAAAATTAGACCATAATGGTTTTGTTGTCGATTTTTCAAGTCTAAAGCCTCTAGAAAATAGACTAAAGGAGCAGTTTGACCATACTTTTTTAATAAATAAAGATGACCCTTTGTTGAATTACTGGGAAAAATTACATGACTTAGATGCTTTAGATCTGAGAATTATGGATAATGTGGGAATGGAGTTCACTTCTGAATTAATTTGGAGATGGGCTAATGAATACTTGCAGGATAAGGATAAGGGTAGAACATGTTGTTGGAAAACGGAATCAAAAGAAAATAAATCTAATAAAGCAAGTTTTGAGGAAATTCCTGATTGGTTCAAATCTTAGATTAGAGTTGTCAAATTTCAAGTTTTATAGAATTCTTTAATTTAGATCTTTAATCAACAATTATCTGTCCATTAGCCAGATAAATATTAATCTCGTCTTTTTTAAGGTAATGATTATTCAATATATTGTTTGAGATTTTTGTCTCAATTTGTTTTTGAATAATTCTTTTTAACGGCCTGGCACCATAGGCATAATCGAAACTATTTTCAACCAGTTGGTTAATAACATCATCCGTAATTTTAAATTTTAAGTTTTTTTTGTTAAGTCTTTTTTCTAGATTGTGAAGCTGGATTTTTGCAATTTCTTTTATGTCATTTAATTCTAAATTATTAAAGATAACTATTTCATCAAGTCGATTCAAAAACTCAGGCTTGAAAAATTTTTTGAGTTCATTATCTACAATTTTTTTGATTTCATTTGTATCTTCTTTTCTAACTGATAAATCATTTATTGATTGACTTCCTAAATTACTTGTGAGAACAATGATTGAATTTTTGAAATTGATTGTACGACCTTGACCATCAGTAATGATTCCATCATCAAGAACCTGTAAAAGAATATCTACGATATCTTTGTGAGCTTTCTCTATTTCGTCTAGAAGTATTAATGAATAGGGATTTTTGCGAACAGCTTCTGTTAGTTGTCCTCCTGATTCGAAACCTAAATATCCAGGAGGCGCACCTATAATTTTGCTAACTGAATGCTTTTCCATATATTCAGACATATCAAGTCTTGTAATTGAAGAATTTGAATCGAATATAAATTTTGCTGTTACTTTACTTAGCTCTGTTTTCCCAACACCAGTTGGACCTAAAAAAAGGAAACTGGCTAATGGTTTGTTTGGATCATTTAGCCCAGTCCTTGATCTCTTAATGGAATCTGCAACTGCCCTAATTGCACTATCTTGACCAATAATTTTTTCTTTAAGGATCGATTCGAGGCTTAAGAGCTTATCTTTTTCTGACTGGTTTAAGTTCTGAACTGGAATAGAGGTCCATTTTGAGACAACTTCTGCAATATCATCGAAAGTTACCTCTTGCCTTAAAAGACTCGTCTCTCCTTTTTTGTGAGAATTAACTAAGAAATCACTTTTTTCTTTCAATTTTTTTTGTAAAGAATTTAAAGTTCCAAATTCTAATTCTGCTGCTTTATTGAGGTCAAAACTCCTCTTGGCTTGTTCTATTTGTAGTTGAATCGATTCAATTTCTTCTTTTATGGTGCTAATTTCATCAATTTCATTTTTTTCTTTTTTCCATTGAGCGCCTAATTCTGCCTGTCTACTTTTAAGTGATATAAGTTCAGTATTGATTTTTTTTAATCTTTCTATAGAAAAATCATCAGTTTCTCTTTTTAGAGATAATTTTTCCATCTCAAACTGTAAAACTTTTCGATCAATTTCATCAATTTCTTCCGGCTTGGAAGTTATGACCATATTTAATCTTGAGGCTGCTTCATCTATTAGATCTATTGCTTTGTCAGGAAGAAATCTATCGTTAATATATCTTTCGCTAAGGGTGGCAGCTGCAACCAAAGCATTATCAGAAATTCTCACACTATGATGAACTTCGTATCTTTCCCGCAGTCCTCTTAATATTGATACAGTATCATCTATTGAAGGAGAATCAATTTTTATTTTCTGAAATCTTCGTTCTAGAGCAGGATCTTTTTCTATATTTTGCTTATGTTCATTAATGGTTGTAGCACCAATACATCTAAGTTCTCCTCTTGCAAGCATTGGTTTTAATAGGTTGCTTGCATCTAAAGAACCTCCACTGGCGCCTGCACCAACCACTGTATGAATTTCATCAATAAAAAGAATGATCTTACCGTCTGATTCCTTTACTTTCTTTAGGACATTTTTAATCCTTTCTTCAAATTCTCCACGATATTTTGCTCCAGCGATAAGTGAACCCATATCTAATGAAATTAGTTTTCTATTTTGTAGCGCAGAAGGTACATCGCCATTAATTATTCTTTGAGCCAACCCTTCAACGATGGCTGTTTTACCAACCCCTGGTTCTCCAATAAGAACGGGATTATTTTTTGTTCTTCTACTCAGTATTTGAATTGTTCTTCTAATTTCTTCATCCCTTCCAATAACAGGATCTAAGATCCCATCCCTTGCTGATTGGGTTAGATCAACACCATATTTATCTAATGACTCATTAGAAATATCAAATTCATTTTTTATTGCTGGATCTGATTTCATTTTCTTTAAAGTTTCAAGAAATTCTGGAATACCTTTTTGATTTAAGATTTTAAATCCATATTTCTTATCATAAGTGAAACCGTAAACTAAGTGTTCTGTTGATATCACTAAATCATCTAAAGTATTTTTTATATCATTTGCTTTTAAAAATACTTTATGTAGAGAATCACCAATATATAAATTATCTTGTTGATTTTTCATTTTTGCCTTCGTATTTAATGAAGAAATTATTTCTCTCTCAAGATCTTTGAAATTTACATTATTTTTTTTTAAAATCTTTTTTGTAATATTGTCATCTTTTATAAGAGCTAATAATAAATTATCAGAGTCTACATTTTGTTGATAATTTTTATAAGCAATTTCTTTGGCAAAAATAAAACAGTTCCAAGCAGAATTTGAGAATTCGCTTGGAACTATTTTCATCAATTAAAATTAGGGTTTGACAGTAGTAAATATTAAGTCAAAAAGGGTGATTAACTATTTAGAAGAATTATTCAACAATAACTTTACCTACCATTCCAGCACCTCTGTGTGGCTCGCAATAGTAATCATAAGTTCCCGCAGTATCAAATGTTTCTTCCCAAGACTCTCCTGGAGCAAAAGCTAGGTCCGCATGACTTAATTCCTCATGACCATCAAAAACAGCATTGTGAGGGGCAAGTTTATTATTGACGAATTTAACTGTATCACCAGCACTAATGGTTACTGTACTTGGTTCAAATGCAAGCATTCCTGCATCTGTTCCAAGTTTTACTTCAACAGTCTTAGCTGAAACTGATGAAATACCTAGACCTAGAGTTAAAACTATTGCAAATAACCCTGCAAAGATTGAACGTAACATAATAAAAATTTGCTTATCTATATATATTACAGGGCTTAGGTAACCTAACTGCGAGAATTTTAATTGTTATTACAGCTTGGTAACTTTGATAACCTTAAAATATCATTCAGTGACTTGGCATAACTTTTAAGTTTAAAAGTCTCAGGATTAGTGATGGGGACATGATTAAAGTCATATTTTTTGATACTGAAGCTATCCC contains:
- the pyrC gene encoding dihydroorotase, whose amino-acid sequence is MKTLTIIKPDDWHLHLREGLVLKNIIHFTSEFFGRAIVMPNTKTPIKSVERAISYKKSIVEALPESSKFEPLMTMYLTDDTDKEELINGFNNNIFFAAKLYPANGTTNSSHGVKKIENLYKIFELMQDSGMPLLIHGEVTDSDVDVFDREEVFIDRELFPIVKRFPKLKIVLEHITTAYAVDFVQENNIGATITPHHLHINRNAMFFGGLNSDFYCLPVAKREKNRIALRKAATSGKECFFLGTDSAPHLRKWKAFCGCAGIFNSPVAIASYLKAFEEENALENFEKFASLNGPNFYNVPINKEKLKLVSRSNKILEFIDVVEEKNIVGQIKPFHAGETLQWQVEGIVN
- the ndhL gene encoding NAD(P)H-quinone oxidoreductase subunit L; this translates as MENILNNSFFTLIAYVGVISLYLLVVPLLLFYWMNNRWNDMGKFERLGIYGLVFLFFPGLILFSPFLNLRLKGSNKG
- a CDS encoding DUF3007 family protein; amino-acid sequence: MTKGKVVQIGIFVSLLGLVSYKLAPKIGIDNFAASTISNCILILIVIFWVSSYVYRVLNGKMTFMEQRKRYRKKYEKVVNDKLEAQFNELSKEEQEKLMEDLEKNP
- the trpA gene encoding tryptophan synthase subunit alpha translates to MKENKMQMFKNESSSKVDEKFNELKNNKKLALMPFIMAGDPNIEKTSEILLALQENGADLIELGIPYSDPLADGPTIQLSAYRALNSGTTPIKVIALLESLKGKLNIPIVLFTYLNPLLCFGFEKFCEIASNAGVSGLIIPDLPLEEAYKFSEIVSTHSMDLILLVAPTTPFERMKKISNHTKGFIYLVSVTGVTGERNKMENRVENLITKLKKINSNPIAVGFGISTPDHVNKVREWGADGVIIGSAFVKRISNSSAKDVVNHVGNFCKDMRLAADQKS
- a CDS encoding AbrB family transcriptional regulator; translated protein: MLTGSELLSKVKELVDVSKSDLVRACGYVSTKKNGAERLNFTAFYEALLEAKGINLGDSGVAGIGKGGRKLSYIAKVQGNGNLLIGKAYTALLDLKVGDEFEIKLGRKQIRLLPTAESQK
- a CDS encoding YciI family protein, which encodes MEKFVVFGKYCDEAIVKREPFREKHLNRLKNLKDQNILVTLGPTKCTKYLFGIFNVNNEKQLRDLIEEDIYWKKGIWTNYDIYPWIQAF
- a CDS encoding YkvA family protein, with protein sequence MKENYKGQEKIYDAEVLESSTFDENIIIKILIKAGKTIAKPALEVLEMAVDPFTPAQVRVSLMAALAYLIMPFDLFPDFMPLVGFSDDFVALTAVLSIWSKYMTPSIRARAEKKLNKLFPFY
- a CDS encoding sigma-70 family RNA polymerase sigma factor; this translates as MSSLSDFLGEIGRHQLLTPERELTMGRKVQEMVLLVNRCQEAGGKGPACEYSEAERKKIKIGEKAKNEMITANLRLVVNLAKRYQGKGLELLDLIQEGTLGLTRAVEKYDPSRGHRFSTYAYWWIRQGLNRALSTQSRTIRIPVNINEKLTKLRSAKSKLMQLKGIPPKSEDLAEEMKITKEEIDELLSCELRSITVSLQGTVKSKSDPSELVDILPSDQTPPMELAELAERTASAWKLLDKANLTEKERKIVSLRFGLDGSNEWRTLAEVARHMSCSREYCRQVVQRALRKLRKAGIQNGLVDSIS
- the hisIE gene encoding bifunctional phosphoribosyl-AMP cyclohydrolase/phosphoribosyl-ATP diphosphatase HisIE — encoded protein: MIYSTNFSIEDLRFDNNGLIPAIAQDWLDGSILMLAWMNKESLAMTLETKNVHYWSRSRSEIWRKGATSGSTQILKEIRFDCDNDALILLIEQNGSGACHTGEKSCFFNEIQINQNDKKEKKTTPFSNICSELFNTIHERSINPTEKSYTNHLLTKGSNTILKKIGEESAEFIMACKDNDKNSISNEAADLIYHLQVALKHKGVEWRDVLNVLESRRKN
- a CDS encoding 6-carboxytetrahydropterin synthase — translated: MNIHSIKFSCSKSYEDFPCSHRQWRHQGHCRFVHGYSRSFTFWFTAKKLDHNGFVVDFSSLKPLENRLKEQFDHTFLINKDDPLLNYWEKLHDLDALDLRIMDNVGMEFTSELIWRWANEYLQDKDKGRTCCWKTESKENKSNKASFEEIPDWFKS
- a CDS encoding ATP-dependent Clp protease ATP-binding subunit; protein product: MKIVPSEFSNSAWNCFIFAKEIAYKNYQQNVDSDNLLLALIKDDNITKKILKKNNVNFKDLEREIISSLNTKAKMKNQQDNLYIGDSLHKVFLKANDIKNTLDDLVISTEHLVYGFTYDKKYGFKILNQKGIPEFLETLKKMKSDPAIKNEFDISNESLDKYGVDLTQSARDGILDPVIGRDEEIRRTIQILSRRTKNNPVLIGEPGVGKTAIVEGLAQRIINGDVPSALQNRKLISLDMGSLIAGAKYRGEFEERIKNVLKKVKESDGKIILFIDEIHTVVGAGASGGSLDASNLLKPMLARGELRCIGATTINEHKQNIEKDPALERRFQKIKIDSPSIDDTVSILRGLRERYEVHHSVRISDNALVAAATLSERYINDRFLPDKAIDLIDEAASRLNMVITSKPEEIDEIDRKVLQFEMEKLSLKRETDDFSIERLKKINTELISLKSRQAELGAQWKKEKNEIDEISTIKEEIESIQLQIEQAKRSFDLNKAAELEFGTLNSLQKKLKEKSDFLVNSHKKGETSLLRQEVTFDDIAEVVSKWTSIPVQNLNQSEKDKLLSLESILKEKIIGQDSAIRAVADSIKRSRTGLNDPNKPLASFLFLGPTGVGKTELSKVTAKFIFDSNSSITRLDMSEYMEKHSVSKIIGAPPGYLGFESGGQLTEAVRKNPYSLILLDEIEKAHKDIVDILLQVLDDGIITDGQGRTINFKNSIIVLTSNLGSQSINDLSVRKEDTNEIKKIVDNELKKFFKPEFLNRLDEIVIFNNLELNDIKEIAKIQLHNLEKRLNKKNLKFKITDDVINQLVENSFDYAYGARPLKRIIQKQIETKISNNILNNHYLKKDEINIYLANGQIIVD
- the petE gene encoding plastocyanin, with protein sequence MLRSIFAGLFAIVLTLGLGISSVSAKTVEVKLGTDAGMLAFEPSTVTISAGDTVKFVNNKLAPHNAVFDGHEELSHADLAFAPGESWEETFDTAGTYDYYCEPHRGAGMVGKVIVE